One region of Bacteroidota bacterium genomic DNA includes:
- a CDS encoding response regulator: MKKALIGSVFGMAAIIPLLLVAQSSTLSVTQQRGLSNNSVTGLHQDRDGFLWIATRDGLNKFDGYRVTVFRTRDQFEAVEGDNMFEALTGNGGDSLFLAVGRQVLAFNRLSLQFSEVPVSIPDTTAPRTDVRTIVPDGKKGLWVGTFSSGLLYHSFQTGTTTHFFDTDAWKQTVVSNNITAILPAPDGTLWLGSIGGGLLRFSPDRKTITPFSWKTLIPEFSYHQSIRSLAWKNTHTLYVGTWGYGLKTFDIRTGQFSDVWEYPNPPEQFPFNDIRFIHVDTDESVWFGTNGGGLFHLGPDGRVRDQFAKTLPGLNNLADNDVHAIFKERPGVYWVGTDGAGVQGINLNFRLFRQDQTSQESAFRLTNPDVHELFLDSENRLWVGTNGGGINVFSEGSRQPFVFESSKGDQRKLLDNTVYTIAEDAFGRFWIGTNSGGVQIWNPATRQFTNLRDRYKRSISLAYTIFADSRGDVWFSTYSGNFRYKNPGPDLDLSELDGQTLASLNHTFIQDFHEDKAGYLWMGTNAAGVVRLNYLTNRLERLDSLITSGTARRPQNITGMAQDRWGRLWMACSGSGLFVWSPLDGSLKHLTTADGLIHDNLMDCLLDRDGNIWISTPVGLSRISFPVGSSGKPGSLSIRNFDANDGIRNEMFNRFAAVAGPDGRLWFGGTDGITSVNTKDLSDANLVQAPVYLTGVSVNAIPYPDFSAETGQSINHLKELQFTAEDFLVSVEVASLQFSRAGSVHYSYQLEGFKQDWIQLGTRRLITFASLPAGSYRLNIRTTDEAGHWTPTQLSIPVEVHPPVYATWWARVLQILLLAGLLSWVVVSRLSRVKREKRLLEQEVTNRTHQLQELSVSLRESNEQLAHQTEKLRQLDQKKSDFFTNIAHEFRTPLTLILGPLEKQALKKNDPDTTLMIRNARRLKRLIDQLLAISKADSGELPFRPSIQNFTGMVRAMTSEFANLAAMKKREVSYTGPEEDLWFSFDPDHLEKMLANLLSNALKFTREGDEIRVDVKAETTQNPPVIHLSVEDSGIGIAPGQQPFLFDRFYQVETGLTRSFEGSGIGLALVKELVTLHGGTISVYSYPGAGSRFTITLPVREQTAAPAPSAGTPFSPTPLSVDIPDLIDVREDSPEASPEADLPRKETILVVEDNADLQVYLSGLLEGFAFKTANDGAEGLQMALSSVPDLIISDVMMPVMNGYDLLKALKTERATSHIPVIMLTAKSSLDSKLIGLETGADAYLGKPFQAEELLAIIRNLLKSRDRLRTYYTSLLAGIGTAEEVSAGLPVHDQDLLDRLLAVIDEEISNPDLSVDMLAKAAFLSQSQLNRKLNALTGNPANHLIRTRRMQIAKALLMEGNRRVNEVAWEVGIPNLAYFSKLFRDTHGQSPSDLLSS, encoded by the coding sequence ATGAAAAAAGCACTGATCGGATCGGTTTTTGGAATGGCAGCGATCATTCCCCTTTTGCTGGTTGCGCAGTCTTCAACCTTGTCTGTTACCCAGCAGCGTGGGTTAAGCAACAACTCGGTAACAGGTCTGCATCAGGACCGGGACGGTTTTTTATGGATTGCTACCCGTGACGGGCTGAACAAGTTTGATGGGTATCGGGTAACGGTTTTCCGTACCCGTGATCAGTTTGAGGCCGTGGAAGGCGATAACATGTTCGAGGCGCTGACCGGCAATGGTGGCGACTCACTGTTTCTGGCAGTGGGAAGGCAGGTGCTGGCCTTTAACCGCCTCAGTCTTCAGTTTTCCGAAGTTCCCGTTTCCATTCCGGATACCACTGCTCCCCGCACCGATGTACGTACCATTGTGCCCGACGGAAAAAAAGGACTCTGGGTTGGTACGTTCAGTTCCGGACTGCTGTACCACTCCTTTCAGACCGGAACCACCACTCACTTTTTCGATACCGATGCCTGGAAACAAACCGTCGTTTCCAACAACATCACCGCCATTCTTCCGGCCCCTGACGGAACCCTGTGGCTGGGTTCAATCGGCGGGGGATTGCTCCGTTTTTCCCCGGACCGAAAAACAATCACCCCTTTTTCCTGGAAAACGCTCATTCCGGAATTTTCCTATCATCAGTCCATCCGGTCTCTGGCCTGGAAAAATACCCATACGCTCTATGTCGGAACCTGGGGATATGGTCTGAAAACCTTCGACATCAGGACGGGACAATTCAGCGATGTGTGGGAATATCCCAATCCACCCGAACAATTTCCCTTCAATGACATCCGGTTTATCCATGTGGATACTGATGAGTCTGTCTGGTTTGGTACCAACGGAGGGGGGCTGTTTCACCTCGGTCCGGATGGAAGGGTTCGCGATCAGTTTGCCAAAACTCTCCCGGGTCTGAACAATCTGGCAGATAACGATGTCCATGCCATTTTCAAAGAAAGACCCGGTGTCTATTGGGTTGGTACCGACGGAGCCGGTGTTCAGGGGATCAATCTGAATTTCCGGTTGTTCCGACAGGATCAGACCTCGCAGGAATCGGCGTTCCGGTTAACCAATCCCGATGTGCACGAGTTATTTCTGGATTCGGAAAACCGGTTATGGGTGGGAACCAACGGCGGGGGAATTAATGTGTTTTCTGAGGGATCCCGGCAGCCTTTTGTCTTTGAATCATCGAAGGGTGATCAGCGGAAATTACTGGATAACACCGTTTACACCATAGCAGAAGATGCCTTCGGCCGGTTCTGGATCGGTACCAACAGCGGAGGTGTGCAGATATGGAATCCGGCCACCCGGCAATTCACCAACTTACGCGACCGGTATAAACGATCCATTTCGCTGGCCTATACCATTTTTGCCGATTCACGCGGTGATGTCTGGTTCAGTACGTACAGTGGCAATTTCCGTTATAAAAATCCGGGTCCGGATCTTGATCTGAGCGAACTCGATGGTCAGACGCTGGCAAGCCTGAATCACACTTTCATTCAGGATTTCCACGAAGACAAAGCCGGTTATCTCTGGATGGGAACCAATGCGGCAGGTGTCGTCAGGCTGAATTACCTGACGAACCGTCTGGAGCGGCTCGATTCGCTGATCACGTCGGGAACTGCAAGACGCCCACAGAACATCACTGGGATGGCCCAGGACCGGTGGGGCCGGTTGTGGATGGCCTGTTCAGGATCAGGGTTGTTTGTCTGGTCTCCGCTGGATGGATCCCTGAAACATCTGACCACTGCAGACGGCCTGATTCATGATAATCTGATGGACTGTCTCCTGGATCGGGATGGAAACATCTGGATCAGCACCCCCGTGGGGCTCAGCCGGATCAGTTTCCCGGTTGGATCATCCGGAAAACCGGGGTCGTTAAGCATCAGAAACTTCGATGCGAATGATGGAATCCGCAATGAAATGTTTAACCGGTTTGCAGCAGTGGCCGGACCTGATGGACGGTTGTGGTTTGGCGGAACCGACGGAATCACCTCGGTGAATACGAAAGACTTGTCTGATGCCAATCTGGTTCAGGCTCCCGTTTATCTGACCGGGGTCTCGGTCAATGCGATTCCATACCCCGATTTTTCAGCTGAAACCGGGCAATCCATCAATCATCTGAAGGAACTTCAATTCACTGCGGAAGATTTTCTGGTTTCGGTGGAAGTAGCCAGTCTGCAGTTTTCGCGCGCTGGGTCGGTTCATTACAGCTACCAGCTGGAAGGGTTCAAGCAGGACTGGATTCAGTTGGGAACCCGGCGCCTGATTACCTTTGCCTCGCTTCCTGCCGGATCGTACAGGCTGAACATCCGTACCACCGATGAAGCGGGTCACTGGACCCCCACTCAGCTTTCCATTCCGGTGGAAGTTCATCCCCCGGTCTATGCCACCTGGTGGGCCCGTGTTCTTCAGATTTTGCTTCTGGCCGGGTTGCTTTCCTGGGTGGTGGTTTCGCGGTTATCACGGGTAAAGCGCGAAAAACGACTGCTAGAGCAGGAGGTGACCAACCGGACCCATCAGTTGCAGGAACTCTCGGTCTCACTCAGGGAATCGAACGAACAACTGGCCCATCAGACCGAAAAACTTCGTCAGCTCGATCAGAAAAAGAGCGATTTTTTCACCAACATTGCCCATGAATTCAGAACTCCGCTGACCCTCATTCTGGGGCCGCTGGAAAAACAGGCGCTGAAGAAAAACGACCCCGATACCACCCTGATGATCAGAAATGCACGCCGGTTGAAACGGTTGATAGACCAGCTACTGGCCATTTCCAAAGCCGATTCCGGAGAGCTGCCATTCAGACCATCCATACAGAATTTCACCGGTATGGTTAGGGCAATGACATCGGAATTTGCGAATCTGGCTGCCATGAAAAAACGGGAAGTCAGTTACACCGGTCCTGAGGAAGATCTCTGGTTTTCTTTTGATCCGGATCATCTTGAGAAAATGCTGGCAAACCTGCTGTCGAATGCATTGAAATTCACCAGGGAGGGGGATGAAATCCGGGTGGATGTCAAAGCAGAAACAACTCAGAATCCGCCGGTGATTCATTTGTCGGTGGAAGATTCCGGAATCGGAATTGCGCCGGGGCAGCAGCCCTTTTTGTTTGACCGGTTTTATCAGGTGGAAACCGGCCTGACGCGATCATTTGAAGGATCCGGTATCGGTTTGGCTTTGGTGAAGGAACTCGTCACTTTGCATGGCGGCACCATTTCCGTTTACAGCTATCCGGGGGCCGGTTCCCGGTTTACCATTACCCTGCCGGTCAGGGAACAGACAGCGGCCCCGGCTCCATCCGCCGGGACCCCATTCTCTCCCACACCGTTGTCGGTGGATATTCCCGACCTGATTGACGTGCGTGAGGATTCACCAGAAGCTTCACCAGAAGCCGACCTGCCGAGGAAGGAAACCATTCTGGTGGTGGAAGACAACGCCGATCTGCAGGTTTACCTGAGTGGCCTGCTTGAAGGATTTGCGTTTAAAACAGCCAATGATGGGGCTGAAGGTCTGCAAATGGCCCTCTCATCGGTTCCAGACCTGATCATTTCGGATGTCATGATGCCGGTGATGAACGGATACGACCTGCTGAAAGCATTGAAAACAGAACGCGCCACCTCTCACATCCCCGTGATCATGCTGACTGCCAAATCGAGTCTGGACAGCAAGCTGATTGGTCTGGAAACCGGTGCCGATGCCTATTTGGGGAAACCATTTCAGGCCGAAGAGTTACTGGCCATCATCAGAAATCTGTTAAAATCCCGCGATCGCCTGAGGACCTATTACACCTCCCTTTTAGCCGGAATCGGAACCGCAGAGGAAGTGTCTGCCGGACTGCCGGTTCATGACCAGGACCTACTGGATCGCCTGCTGGCGGTCATTGACGAAGAGATTTCCAATCCGGACTTGTCGGTGGACATGCTGGCGAAAGCTGCCTTTCTGAGTCAGTCCCAGCTTAACCGGAAGCTGAATGCATTGACAGGAAATCCGGCCAATCACCTGATCAGGACCCGTCGGATGCAAATCGCAAAGGCCCTGCTGATGGAAGGAAACCGCCGGGTGAATGAAGTGGCCTGGGAGGTGGGGATTCCTAACCTGGCCTATTTCAGCAAATTGTTCCGCGATACACATGGCCAATCTCCGTCGGACCTGCTTTCCTCCTGA